A genomic region of Pelodiscus sinensis isolate JC-2024 chromosome 17, ASM4963464v1, whole genome shotgun sequence contains the following coding sequences:
- the LOC142818695 gene encoding uncharacterized protein LOC142818695 isoform X3, whose translation MHGNFIPAPLPPRLAWQRSSLAGGRRAGAAMEAGQAKQEACVRAAVGLRRAAGSGLQESFRVVNEDSSRLIFVDKADKGIQEGCFTFDGVFSLDTGQDQVFSELVRPLLAMVPLGYSVSLLLWEAPGAGTKPQGAGQHHSIIQQVIEAFFQEPEPPGPGGERLRTVSLVQLCADGRARDLLCPRNQALPVLDVPPLGLMVQEASEIRVSSSAAASSIYAKGLAGPALPQGCSQQSQAEQQAAACASLFTLTLEQDLEGCQRRRSAVRIVEFPRGAGPCVEPLAPLRRALAPGELPDDAGSLPWVLKRTLEGNNLTFLLLCLALPDASGEEILAALSLAEQARGLAKTVSATHWDPAEAAGRQRAAIRELRAQLLASRHHATQQSLARQLGRALGELQVLKSQSWEKKKAMAEACEGSSSQPPEAQGRIPLQLGRDEPLTDHVLTDMLRSQEVPDRGIPKPDGDIPGVGPLCSDQSSPGRFDGLSASEGAAPGGKPLQRGGSRTQEPSCTAGVAGAAGSWALAPRPTMEQQFAAAKARRQRLQEQHQRLIQQEALRLEEQAGSQEDAPRWPQERALLALQLEARRREQAEAEKDLEALWQQQRWEAETHKHHVLQVFRAYRGLWEEQTEARERRYRKLLQETLQDAISLSAQNQQLRAQRQPGSTERAVQTEPGGRAGP comes from the exons gctcggggctgcaggagagtttccggGTGGTGAATGAAGACTCCAGCCGGCTGATTTTTGTAGATAAGGCCGACAAGGGCATTCAG GAGGGCTGCTTCACCTTCGATGGCGTCTTTAGCCTGGACACGGGGCAG GACCAGGTGTTCTCGGAGCTGGTGcgacccctgctggccatggtgcCCCTTGGCTACAGCGTGTCCCTGCTGCTGTGGGAGGCTCCTGGGGCCGGGACGAAGCCGCAGGGCGCTGGCCAGCACCACAGCATCATCCAGCAG GTgatagaagcctttttccaggAGCCCGAGCCCCCGGGGCctggcggggagcgtctgcggaCTGTCAGCCTCGTCCAG CTTTGTGCAGATGGACGTGCCCGGGACCTGCTGTGCCCCAGGAACCAGGCCCTGCCCGTGCTGGACGTGCCCCCGCTGGGTCT GATggtgcaagaggccagtgaaaTCCGCGTGtccagctctgcagctgcctccagcATCTACGCGAAGGGGCTGGCGGGTCCGGCACTGCCCCAGGGGTGCTCGCAGCAGTCCCAGGCGGAGCAGCAGGCAGCCGC GTGCGCCAGCCTCttcaccctcaccctggagcaggACCTGGAGGGCTGCCAGCGCCGACGCTCGGCCGTCAGGATCGTGGAGTTCCCccgaggggctgggccctgcgtGGAGCC GCTGGCGCCCCTGCGCCGAGCTCTGGCTCCGGGCGAGCTCCCGGATGATGCGGGATCCCTCCCCTGGGTTCTCAAGCGGACGCTAGAAGGAAACAACCTCACGTTCCTGCTGCTGTGTTTGGCCCTGCCAG aTGCCTCCGGAGAAGAGATCCTCGCGGCCCTCTCGCTGGCCGAGCAGGCCAGGGGCCTGGCCAAGACGGTCTCGGCGACCCACTGGGACCCTGCGGAggcggctgggaggcagagggcagcgATCCGAGAGCTGAGGGCCCAGCTCCTCGCCAGCCGCCACCACGCCACCCAGCAGAGCCTGGCCCGCCAGCTGGGGAGAGCGctgggggagctgcag GTGCTGAAGAGCCAGAGCTGGGAGAAGAAGAAGGCAATGGCGGAGGCATGTGAAGGAAGTAGCAGCCAGCCTCCGGAAGCCCAG GGTCGAATCCCTTTGCAGCTGGGGAGGGATGAGCCGCTCACAGACCACGTGCTGACAGACATGCTGAGAAGCCAGGAGGTCCCTGACAGAGGCATCCCCAAGCCAGACGGAGACATACCAG GGGTCGGCCCCCTCTGCAGTGACCAGAGCAGCCCGGGGCGCTTTGATGGACTCTCCGCCAgcgagggagcagccccaggggggAAGCCTTTGCAACGTGGAGGCAGCAGAACACAGGAGCCAAGCTGCACAGCTGGCGTGGCCGGCGCG GCGGGGAGCTGGGCCTTGGCACCGCGCCCGACAATGGAGCAGCAGTTTGCGGCTGCCAAGGCCAGGAGGCAGCGGCTGCAGGAGCAGCACCAGCGGCTCATCCAGCAGGAAGCCCTGAGGCTGGAGGAGCAAGCGGGGAGCCAGGAG GACGCGCCGCGCTGGCCGCAGGAGAGGgcgctgctggccctgcagctggAGGCGCGGCGGCGGGAGCAGGCCGAGGCGGAGAAGGACCTGGAGgccctgtggcagcagcagcgctgGGAAGCGGAGACTCACAAACACCACGTCCTCCAG GTGTTTCGGGCTTATcgggggctctgggaggagcaGACTGAGGCGCGGGAGCGACGGTACCGGAAGCTGCTGCAGGAGACGCTCCAGGACGCCATCTCCCTGTCTGCGCAGAACCAGCAGCTCCGGGCACAGCGCCAGCCGGGCAGCACCGAGCGTGCCGTGCAGACAGAGCCAGGAGGCCGAGCAGGGCCATAG
- the LOC102453771 gene encoding SLC35A4 upstream microprotein, which yields MADDKDSRPKLKDLAFLKSQLENLQQRVEDEVQAGVGQDGSLLASPFLKGFLAGYVVAKLRSSAVLGFVAGTCTGIYAAQVYAVPNVEKTIRDYISSLRKGPD from the exons ATGGCGGACGACAAG GACTCGCGGCCAAAGCTGAAGGATCTTGCGTTTTTGAAGTCTCAGCTGGAGAACTTGCAGCAGCGCGTGGAGGAcgaggtgcaggctggggtgggccAG GATGGCTCTTTGCTGGCATCTCCATTTCTCAAAGGGTTTCTGGCAGGTTACGTTGTAGCCAAACTCCGATCTTCTGCAGTCCTAGGATTTGTGGCTGGGACTTGCACTGGAATCTATGCAGCTCAGGTCTATGCCGTTCCCAATGTCGAAAAGACAATCCGAGACTATATCAGCTCGCTGAGGAAGGGACCAGACTAG
- the SLC35A4 gene encoding putative UDP-sugar transporter protein SLC35A4 — protein sequence MGILIENGSPAGSQLRPVTGGLRRGLWALMLVLSVTIYGSHAPLLTLCKVDGKIPFSASSVVVLTELTKLVLCFVSLLTWDRRQLGVSLSWRHAAPFALSALLYAANNNLVVHMQLFMDPSTYQVLSNLKIGSTALLYSMFLHQRLSLHKWLALFLLTAAGVSYAYGGLQDVQHAPSSSDMQLHVTLLGLLLISVYCLISGLSAVYTEVILKTQGLPLALQNLFLYSFGVLLNSAVHLLSSGGAGFLDGFSFWVLVIVLSQALNGLIMSVVMKHSSNITRLFVISCSMLVNALLSVLLFSLQLTAFFFLAVLLIGMAVHLYYGVR from the coding sequence ATGGGAATACTTATTGAGAATGGTAgtcctgctggctcccagctccgccCTGTGACTGGTGGGctgaggagagggctgtgggcacTGATGCTGGTTCTGTCTGTTACTATCTATGGCTCCCATGCTCCCCTCCTGACTCTGTGTAAAGTGGATGGGAAGATCCCGTTCAGCGCCTCGTCTGTTGTGGTTCTTACCGAGCTGACCAAGCTGGTGCTCTGCTTCGTGTCCCTGCTGACCTGGGACCGGCggcagctgggagtgtctctgtccTGGCGCCacgctgccccctttgccctgtcTGCGCTGCTCTATGCTGCCAACAATAACCTGGTGGTTCACATGCAGCTCTTCATGGATCCCAGCACCTACCAGGTCCTGAGTAACCTGAAGATTGGCAGCACTGCTCTCCTCTACAGCATGTTCCTGCACCAAAGACTCTCTTTGCACAAGTGGCTGGCCCTCTTCCTGCTGACAGCCGCCGGCGTGAGCTACGCCTATGGCGGCCTCCAGGACGTGCAGCACGCCCCCAGCTCCTCAGACATGCAGCTGCACGTCACCCTGCTTGGCTTGCTGCTCATCTCCGTGTACTGCCTGATTTCGGGCCTGTCTGCTGTCTACACCGAAGTCATCCTGAAAACCCAAGGTCTGCCCCTGGCCCTCCAGAACCTCTTCCTTTACTCCTTCGGCGTCCTGCTGAACTCCGCGGTCCATCTCTTGAGCAGTggcggggctgggttcctggacgGCTTCTCTTTCTGGGTGCTGGTAATCgtgctcagccaggccctgaATGGCTTGATAATGTCTGTGGTCATGAAGCACAGCAGCAACATCACCAGGCTCTTCGTTATCTCCTGCTCCATGCTCGTCAATGCCCTCCTTTCCGTCCTGCTCTTCAGCCTGCAGCTCACGGCCTTCTTCTTCCTCGCTGTCCTGCTGATCGGCATGGCCGTTCACTTGTACTACGGAGTCAGATAG